One window of the Gammaproteobacteria bacterium genome contains the following:
- a CDS encoding ArsR family transcriptional regulator — MNKRNAALIYKEEDIQKASLSLKAMSHPLRLKILCALGDGEARVKDIVEEVGTSQSNISQHLRILREKGILNSRKRANWVYYRVHDERTLRLIDMMRELFCDDQSGPAATRDSA; from the coding sequence ATGAACAAGCGAAACGCCGCGCTGATCTACAAGGAAGAGGACATCCAAAAAGCCTCCCTGTCCCTGAAAGCCATGTCTCACCCCTTGCGGCTGAAAATCCTTTGCGCCCTGGGCGACGGGGAGGCCCGGGTGAAGGACATCGTCGAAGAGGTGGGCACCAGCCAGAGCAACATCTCCCAGCATCTTCGGATCTTGCGTGAGAAAGGCATCTTGAATTCCCGTAAACGTGCCAACTGGGTGTATTACCGCGTCCACGACGAGCGGACCTTGCGCTTGATTGATATGATGCGCGAGCTTTTTTGTGATGATCAGAGCGGCCCTGCCGCGACCAGGGATTCAGCCTGA
- a CDS encoding 2,3-bisphosphoglycerate-independent phosphoglycerate mutase, with amino-acid sequence MSGSRPKPVVLLVLDGWGYREAPQDNAIYHASTPVWDHLWADYPHLLIRSSGTDVGLPSTQMGNSEVGHLNLGAGRVVYQEFSRISRAIKSGSFFTNTTLTAAVDCAVTAGKAVHVLGLLSPGGVHSHEDHIFAMLRLAVERGAKRVYLHAFLDGRDTPPKSAAASLEKAHALSSELGAARIASMVGRYYAMDRDHRWPRVQAAYDLLTLGEAAHRAPDALSGLKAAYARGETDEFVTPTAIVPPGTTPVSIEDGDAVVFMNYRSDRARQITRAFTEDAFQGFARKRRPRLGGFATLTEYSREFNVPVAFPPERLRNVFGEYIAKLGLRQLRIAETEKYAHVTFFFNGGVEDPFPGEERILVPSPDVATYDLQPAMNAPLLTEKLVDAIKSHRFDAIICNYANPDMVGHTGNFSAAVQAIEAVDRCVGQVVAAIREAGGEALITADHGNAEQMRDPATHQAHTAHTCNPVPLVYVGRPAPAAASGSLSDVAPTLLHLMGLDVPTEMNGRPLLAPGGNGLA; translated from the coding sequence ATGAGCGGATCACGCCCAAAACCCGTAGTATTACTTGTCCTAGACGGCTGGGGCTATCGCGAAGCCCCGCAAGACAACGCCATTTACCACGCCTCCACCCCCGTGTGGGATCATCTGTGGGCCGATTACCCTCACCTGCTGATCCGCAGCTCGGGCACCGATGTGGGCCTGCCTTCCACCCAGATGGGCAATTCCGAGGTGGGTCATTTGAATCTGGGGGCGGGCCGGGTGGTGTATCAGGAATTCAGCCGCATCAGCCGCGCCATCAAAAGCGGGTCATTTTTTACCAACACCACCCTCACGGCTGCGGTGGACTGCGCCGTCACAGCCGGCAAGGCCGTGCATGTGTTGGGTTTGTTGTCCCCCGGGGGCGTGCACAGCCACGAGGATCACATCTTCGCCATGCTGCGCCTGGCCGTGGAGCGGGGCGCAAAGCGCGTCTACCTGCACGCCTTTCTCGACGGCCGCGACACCCCGCCCAAGAGCGCGGCGGCATCGCTGGAAAAAGCGCATGCGCTGAGCAGCGAATTGGGCGCAGCCCGCATTGCCTCCATGGTGGGGCGCTACTACGCCATGGACCGTGACCACCGCTGGCCGCGGGTGCAGGCCGCCTACGATTTGCTCACCCTGGGGGAGGCCGCCCACCGGGCGCCAGACGCCTTGAGCGGCCTCAAGGCCGCCTACGCGCGAGGCGAGACAGACGAATTCGTCACCCCCACCGCCATTGTCCCGCCCGGCACCACCCCGGTGAGCATCGAAGATGGCGATGCCGTTGTGTTCATGAATTACCGCTCCGACCGTGCCCGCCAGATCACCCGGGCCTTCACCGAAGACGCGTTCCAGGGCTTTGCGCGCAAGCGCCGCCCCCGCCTGGGGGGCTTCGCCACGCTGACCGAGTACAGCCGCGAGTTCAACGTCCCCGTGGCCTTCCCGCCGGAGCGGCTGCGCAATGTCTTCGGCGAGTACATCGCCAAACTGGGCCTGCGCCAGCTGCGCATTGCCGAGACGGAGAAATACGCCCATGTCACCTTCTTTTTCAACGGCGGCGTGGAAGACCCCTTCCCCGGCGAAGAGCGCATTCTGGTGCCCTCCCCGGACGTGGCCACTTATGATCTGCAGCCGGCCATGAACGCTCCGCTGTTGACGGAAAAGCTGGTGGACGCCATCAAAAGTCACCGCTTCGACGCCATCATCTGCAATTACGCCAACCCGGATATGGTGGGCCACACCGGGAATTTTAGTGCCGCCGTCCAGGCCATCGAAGCGGTGGACCGCTGCGTGGGCCAGGTGGTGGCCGCCATCCGCGAGGCGGGCGGTGAAGCGCTGATCACCGCCGACCACGGCAATGCCGAACAAATGCGCGACCCCGCCACGCACCAGGCCCATACCGCCCACACCTGCAACCCCGTGCCCCTTGTTTACGTGGGCAGGCCGGCACCAGCGGCCGCCAGCGGCAGCCTGTCGGATGTGGCGCCCACCCTGCTCCATTTGATGGGCCTGGACGTGCCCACGGAAATGAACGGCCGGCCCCTGCTCGCCCCGGGCGGCAACGGCCTGGCGTGA
- a CDS encoding rhodanese-like domain-containing protein, whose product MGQFGEFLVNQWVLVLAFVLIVGALIVTEMKRKLLGFRELAPQDAVRLMNSENAVVVDMRDDKEYGQGHIIDALHIPLGLLENRLQELAEYKDRPLLVYCRTGQRSAQAAVTLRQQGFEKLYKLKGGMLAWQEAGLPVVKAGG is encoded by the coding sequence GTGGGACAGTTCGGTGAGTTTTTGGTGAATCAGTGGGTGTTGGTGCTGGCCTTCGTGTTGATCGTGGGCGCGCTCATTGTGACGGAAATGAAACGCAAGCTGCTTGGCTTCAGGGAGCTTGCCCCCCAGGACGCCGTGCGCCTGATGAACTCCGAAAATGCGGTGGTGGTGGACATGCGCGACGACAAAGAATACGGCCAGGGCCACATCATTGATGCGCTGCACATTCCCCTCGGCCTGCTGGAAAACCGCTTGCAGGAACTGGCCGAATACAAAGACCGGCCACTGCTGGTTTACTGCCGCACTGGCCAGCGTTCGGCCCAGGCAGCCGTGACCCTGCGGCAACAAGGCTTTGAGAAACTGTACAAACTCAAAGGTGGCATGTTGGCTTGGCAGGAGGCGGGTCTGCCCGTCGTCAAAGCCGGCGGCTGA